The Chryseobacterium suipulveris genome window below encodes:
- the thiL gene encoding thiamine-phosphate kinase, giving the protein MLEDKNPQLTPISAYGEFGLIKHLTENFSFENSSTETAVGDDAAIINPEGKKVVVSTDVLAEGVHFNLGYVPLKHLGYKAVVVNLSDIAAMNATPTQILVSLAVSNRFPVEALEEIYSGIALACKHYKVDLVGGDTTSSTSGLVMSITAIGLEDEENIVKRNGAKVNDLLVLTGDLGGAYLGLQILEREHSVFLANPNMQPEMDGYDYILERQLKPEARTDIKNILKELDVKPTSMIDVSDGLSSEILHLSDQSKVGFRLYEEKIPMDSLTISTAEELNLNPVMCALSGGEDYELLFTISPNDFDKIKNHPDFTVIGHAVDLEQGNYLVARGSGELIALNAQGWDAFLNK; this is encoded by the coding sequence ATCCTCGAAGATAAAAACCCACAACTCACTCCGATCTCTGCTTATGGCGAATTCGGACTGATCAAGCATCTCACCGAAAACTTTAGTTTTGAAAATTCCTCAACAGAAACCGCGGTTGGAGATGACGCCGCAATCATTAATCCCGAAGGAAAAAAAGTAGTCGTAAGCACCGATGTTTTGGCTGAAGGTGTTCATTTCAACCTCGGTTATGTTCCGCTGAAACATTTGGGTTACAAAGCGGTGGTAGTGAACTTGAGCGACATTGCAGCAATGAACGCGACTCCGACACAGATTTTGGTTTCACTCGCTGTTTCCAATCGTTTTCCGGTGGAAGCTCTGGAAGAAATCTACAGCGGAATTGCTTTGGCGTGCAAACACTACAAAGTAGATTTGGTAGGAGGCGACACCACGAGTTCAACTTCCGGTTTGGTGATGAGCATTACCGCAATCGGCTTGGAAGACGAAGAAAACATTGTAAAAAGAAACGGGGCGAAAGTGAACGATTTGCTGGTGTTGACCGGAGATTTGGGAGGAGCTTATCTCGGACTTCAAATCTTGGAAAGGGAACATTCCGTTTTTCTGGCGAATCCGAATATGCAGCCAGAAATGGATGGTTACGATTATATTTTGGAACGGCAACTGAAACCAGAAGCACGAACCGACATCAAAAATATCCTGAAAGAACTCGATGTGAAACCTACTTCGATGATCGATGTTTCTGATGGTTTGTCGTCTGAAATCCTGCATCTTTCCGACCAAAGCAAAGTTGGGTTCCGGTTGTATGAAGAGAAAATCCCGATGGATTCGCTCACAATTTCTACGGCGGAAGAACTGAACCTGAATCCCGTGATGTGCGCGTTGAGCGGAGGCGAAGACTACGAACTGCTTTTCACCATTTCACCGAACGATTTCGACAAAATTAAAAACCATCCCGACTTCACAGTGATTGGTCACGCTGTAGATTTGGAGCAGGGAAATTATTTGGTAGCGAGAGGAAGCGGCGAACTGATCGCGCTGAACGCTCAAGGTTGGGACGCTTTTCTGAATAAGTAA
- a CDS encoding UDP-2,3-diacylglucosamine diphosphatase, whose protein sequence is MEKRNIEIVVLSDIHLGTYGCHATELVAYLKSVSPKLLILNGDIIDGWAFSKKYFPNSHMAVLSEFFKMMKNGTDVIYITGNHDEFLRKYTDLTMGNLFLTDKYLLEINGKKHWFFHGDIFDHTTKGGAKIIAKIGGIGYDWLILVNRAINFLLESIGKKKVSLSKKIKNSVKNAVKFIADFEEKAIELAIENHYEYVFCGHIHQPADKIVTNEKGTVNYLNSGDWIENLSYIEFNNNEWKLLYFDETQYEKPEIESNDISVNVEELIHPQIFAAFVGAKV, encoded by the coding sequence ATGGAGAAACGAAACATTGAAATTGTTGTTCTTTCCGATATACATTTGGGAACTTACGGATGTCACGCAACGGAGCTGGTTGCTTATCTGAAAAGCGTCAGTCCGAAACTGCTCATCCTGAATGGCGATATTATCGACGGTTGGGCGTTCTCGAAAAAATACTTTCCCAATTCGCACATGGCGGTTCTGAGCGAGTTTTTCAAAATGATGAAAAACGGAACCGACGTGATCTACATCACCGGAAACCACGATGAATTCCTTAGAAAATACACGGATCTCACGATGGGAAACCTTTTCCTGACCGACAAATATTTGCTGGAAATCAATGGCAAAAAACACTGGTTTTTCCACGGCGATATTTTCGACCATACCACGAAAGGCGGGGCGAAGATTATTGCGAAAATCGGTGGAATCGGTTACGACTGGCTGATTCTGGTGAACCGCGCCATCAACTTTTTATTGGAAAGTATCGGGAAAAAGAAAGTTTCCCTTTCAAAGAAAATCAAAAATTCCGTAAAAAATGCGGTGAAATTTATCGCCGATTTTGAGGAAAAAGCCATCGAACTCGCCATCGAAAATCATTACGAATACGTATTCTGCGGACACATCCACCAACCGGCGGACAAAATTGTGACCAATGAAAAAGGCACTGTTAACTATCTGAATTCCGGCGACTGGATTGAGAATCTTTCCTATATCGAATTCAATAATAATGAATGGAAGCTGCTCTACTTTGACGAAACCCAATACGAAAAACCTGAAATCGAGTCCAACGATATTTCGGTAAATGTCGAGGAGCTGATACACCCGCAGATTTTTGCTGCTTTTGTAGGCGCGAAAGTTTAG